In one Variovorax sp. V213 genomic region, the following are encoded:
- a CDS encoding ArdC family protein: protein MDVRQAVTDRIVAMLEQGGHVFRERWTRAAARGMPRNGKTGAPYRGANVLLLWDAAIEGGYASNVWLTYRQARSVGAQVRKGERGVLCAHFERRAHECRDDADEVLSEGGMDEGAVTAEAGARAGVLLCRPFWLFNVAQIDGLPLEVVDLGAASPAGSQGPVERAMRLLGGCNATIRHGFDQAAYLPALDEIRLPWPRQFTSPEALCATALHELVHWTGHPDRLNRSFGRRFGDAAYAFEELVAELGSAFVMGHCGLVDATVEGHAAYIEAWLQVLRGDRTAIFTAARLAEEAFAFIVAREMPALAGSGSIA, encoded by the coding sequence ATGGACGTGCGGCAGGCCGTGACGGACCGGATCGTCGCGATGCTGGAGCAGGGCGGCCATGTGTTCCGCGAACGCTGGACGCGGGCGGCGGCGCGCGGGATGCCCCGCAACGGCAAGACGGGAGCACCGTACCGCGGTGCAAATGTGCTGCTGCTCTGGGACGCGGCGATCGAAGGGGGCTATGCGTCCAACGTGTGGCTGACCTACCGGCAGGCGCGAAGCGTGGGCGCCCAGGTGCGCAAGGGCGAGCGTGGCGTGCTGTGCGCACACTTCGAGCGCAGGGCGCATGAGTGCCGTGACGATGCCGACGAGGTCCTCTCGGAAGGCGGGATGGACGAGGGGGCCGTGACCGCGGAGGCCGGTGCCCGCGCCGGCGTGCTGCTGTGCCGGCCGTTCTGGCTGTTCAACGTGGCGCAGATCGACGGGTTGCCGCTTGAGGTGGTGGACCTGGGGGCCGCTTCTCCAGCGGGTTCGCAGGGTCCGGTGGAGCGGGCGATGCGGTTGCTCGGGGGCTGCAATGCGACGATCCGGCATGGCTTCGACCAGGCGGCGTACCTGCCCGCGCTCGACGAGATCCGGCTGCCCTGGCCGCGGCAGTTCACGAGTCCCGAGGCGCTGTGCGCGACGGCGCTGCACGAGCTGGTGCACTGGACCGGCCATCCCGATCGGCTGAACCGCAGCTTCGGGCGGCGTTTCGGCGATGCGGCCTATGCGTTCGAGGAACTGGTGGCCGAACTGGGCAGTGCGTTCGTCATGGGGCACTGCGGCCTGGTGGATGCCACGGTCGAGGGGCATGCGGCCTATATCGAGGCCTGGCTGCAGGTGCTGCGCGGCGACCGCACGGCGATCTTCACGGCGGCGCGTCTTGCGGAGGAGGCCTTCGCGTTCATCGTGGCGCGGGAGATGCCTGCGCTTGCCGGGTCCGGGTCGATCGCGTAG
- a CDS encoding type II toxin-antitoxin system RelE/ParE family toxin has protein sequence MDEASEHAALGFIETLEAAYAYIGRHPSTGSPRAARELNLPGLRLWPLASYPLMVFYVECSDHIDVWRVLHGRPDIPASMQELNQD, from the coding sequence TTGGACGAGGCTTCTGAGCATGCCGCCCTCGGCTTCATCGAAACCTTGGAAGCGGCTTATGCGTATATTGGTCGCCATCCGTCCACCGGCTCGCCACGAGCTGCCCGCGAGCTGAATCTTCCGGGGCTGCGGCTCTGGCCTCTGGCGAGTTATCCGCTCATGGTGTTCTATGTTGAGTGCAGCGATCACATCGATGTGTGGCGCGTGTTGCACGGCCGGCCCGACATTCCGGCATCGATGCAGGAGTTGAATCAAGACTGA